From the Bdellovibrio reynosensis genome, one window contains:
- a CDS encoding hybrid sensor histidine kinase/response regulator: protein MKKLNKTNIGFILGILLIILIGVNSVISTRNLLKTNSDVSHVYRQQIELEHLAHHIATANAQVRGYHITEDSSYLTKYQNTKSEVAATLTRIRSLVLKDNNLKDKWENLRIILQVRINFLDEFLAERKLRGPKAVTAIRLKKGKEIEGTLNSAISEMLGYGEQKLQEKKALSNRNAITNYVIILAGSFFAILFILVAMIMVLRDNAGRKKAEQDLNQFFNVSIDLLAMADTKGYFRKINPAFVELLGYSAEEFCSKPAIEFIHPDDVESTIREIQRQAKGHTVMSFENRYRCKDGSYKWLSWRSVPVGDITYGTARDITESKKIAEELQNAKLAAETASKAKSEFLANMSHEIRTPLNGIIGMTDLLNETQLNSEQKNFAQIIQESGTALLSILNGILDLSKIEAGKIVLESTEFDVRELLTRYSHLLKGSLKSKNLDLQIFVDPKIPHVLQGDSNRIGQILLNLLGNAVKFTEKGHISVAATLQSTQGSTATLRFEVQDTGIGMTNAQTKQLFQPFTQGDGSTSRKYGGTGLGLSISKRLAELMDGKIGVESEAGKGSTFWFTVDVTFDLEATAGKKSSAKTEVATKSFTVSKKILVVEDNLVNQTIIISMLKGLGHKVDVASNGCEAVKVYKNYAYDLILMDCQMPEMDGYTATEKIREIQNESSEAKIPILAFTANVMTEDEERCRKCGMDDILAKPVTLDALKQAMNKWV from the coding sequence ATGAAGAAGCTTAATAAAACAAACATCGGGTTTATACTAGGTATCCTGTTGATCATACTGATTGGGGTCAACTCAGTTATCAGTACACGAAATCTTCTCAAAACCAACTCCGATGTAAGCCATGTTTATCGTCAACAAATTGAGCTTGAACATCTCGCGCACCATATTGCCACAGCCAATGCCCAAGTGCGCGGTTATCATATAACCGAAGACTCAAGTTATCTTACAAAGTATCAGAATACAAAATCCGAAGTCGCCGCTACCCTAACACGAATTCGCAGTCTGGTGCTTAAAGATAACAATCTTAAAGACAAGTGGGAAAACTTAAGAATCATTTTACAAGTTCGCATCAATTTCCTTGATGAATTCCTAGCAGAAAGAAAACTTCGTGGGCCGAAAGCTGTAACCGCGATCCGCTTAAAAAAAGGTAAAGAAATTGAGGGCACCTTGAACAGTGCTATCAGCGAGATGTTAGGTTATGGGGAACAGAAGCTTCAAGAAAAAAAGGCACTGTCTAATCGTAATGCGATCACTAACTATGTGATCATTTTGGCAGGAAGTTTTTTTGCAATTCTTTTTATTCTCGTCGCTATGATAATGGTCCTTCGCGATAATGCGGGAAGAAAAAAAGCAGAACAAGACCTGAACCAGTTTTTCAACGTTTCCATCGACTTGTTAGCCATGGCGGATACCAAGGGTTATTTCCGAAAGATCAATCCCGCGTTCGTAGAACTTTTGGGATACTCTGCAGAGGAGTTCTGCTCTAAACCAGCCATTGAATTTATTCATCCTGATGATGTCGAATCAACAATTCGCGAAATTCAACGACAGGCCAAAGGCCATACGGTCATGTCTTTTGAAAATCGTTATCGCTGTAAAGACGGAAGCTACAAGTGGCTTTCATGGAGATCTGTTCCTGTCGGAGATATCACTTACGGCACGGCCCGCGATATTACTGAATCTAAGAAAATAGCCGAGGAACTGCAAAATGCTAAATTAGCGGCTGAAACTGCTTCTAAGGCGAAATCTGAATTCCTCGCGAACATGAGCCATGAGATACGTACTCCCCTTAATGGTATCATTGGAATGACGGATCTATTAAACGAAACTCAGTTAAATTCTGAGCAAAAGAATTTTGCTCAGATCATCCAAGAGTCTGGCACCGCACTGCTTTCGATTCTTAATGGTATTTTAGATCTGTCTAAAATCGAAGCTGGTAAAATTGTTTTGGAATCTACTGAATTTGACGTGCGAGAGTTATTAACCCGATATTCACACCTTCTAAAAGGAAGTCTAAAAAGTAAAAATCTTGATTTACAAATTTTCGTGGATCCCAAAATTCCCCACGTGCTTCAAGGCGATTCTAACCGAATTGGTCAGATCCTTTTAAATCTTTTAGGTAATGCGGTGAAATTTACTGAGAAGGGCCACATCAGTGTGGCAGCCACACTTCAATCAACTCAAGGTTCGACTGCAACATTAAGATTTGAAGTGCAAGACACTGGAATAGGCATGACAAACGCCCAGACTAAACAATTGTTTCAGCCTTTTACTCAAGGAGATGGATCTACTTCCAGAAAGTATGGAGGCACTGGTTTGGGGCTTTCAATTAGTAAACGTCTTGCAGAATTGATGGATGGAAAAATCGGCGTGGAAAGTGAAGCAGGTAAAGGCTCCACTTTTTGGTTTACTGTTGATGTCACTTTTGATCTAGAAGCCACAGCTGGCAAAAAATCCAGCGCAAAAACTGAAGTGGCGACAAAATCCTTCACCGTAAGCAAAAAGATTTTGGTTGTGGAAGACAATCTTGTGAATCAAACAATCATCATCTCGATGCTTAAAGGATTAGGTCATAAAGTAGATGTGGCAAGTAATGGATGCGAAGCTGTTAAGGTTTACAAGAATTACGCGTACGATCTGATTCTAATGGATTGCCAGATGCCCGAAATGGATGGCTACACGGCCACTGAAAAAATCCGTGAAATACAGAACGAATCCTCAGAAGCAAAGATTCCAATATTAGCTTTCACTGCGAATGTTATGACGGAAGATGAAGAACGCTGCAGAAAATGTGGCATGGACGATATCTTAGCAAAGCCTGTAACATTAGATGCATTGAAACAGGCTATGAACAAATGGGTTTAA
- a CDS encoding DUF1904 domain-containing protein: MPHIRMRSVKSSDVAKLSSTMVKDLAAIINTSEDNFTFEVVSSQFFSEGQETASYPFVEVLWFARTQEVQNSCASYICDKVRELTKQPDVVVIFVELNKTAYYENGKHF; encoded by the coding sequence ATGCCCCATATTCGAATGCGTTCAGTAAAGAGTTCTGATGTGGCTAAGTTATCATCAACGATGGTGAAGGACTTAGCTGCCATCATCAACACTTCAGAAGATAATTTTACGTTCGAGGTAGTTTCTTCCCAGTTTTTTTCTGAGGGACAAGAAACCGCATCTTATCCGTTTGTTGAAGTCCTTTGGTTTGCGCGAACTCAAGAGGTGCAGAATAGCTGTGCTTCTTACATATGCGATAAGGTCAGAGAGCTTACCAAACAGCCAGATGTCGTTGTGATCTTCGTCGAATTAAATAAGACTGCTTACTACGAAAACGGAAAGCACTTTTAA